The following coding sequences are from one Anabas testudineus chromosome 16, fAnaTes1.2, whole genome shotgun sequence window:
- the slc2a3b gene encoding solute carrier family 2, facilitated glucose transporter member 3, translating into MERMENEKPKKKVTLHLLYAVSTAVIGSLQFGYNTGVINAPEQKLRTFFHNVSLERYGEPFSSSTNTVVWSFAVAIFSVGGMIGSFSVGAMVNKFGRRKSMLLSNVLALLGGGLMGFSSLAQSFEMVIVGRLVIGVFCGLCTGLTPMYLGEISPTALRGAFGTLHQLGVVIGILVAQIFGLEVLLGSDALWPVLLALTILPAVLQSIMLPFCPESPRYLLIVLNQEEEAQKALVRLRGCEDVSDDIQEMKEEAMKMAMEKKVTIPELFRSRVYRQPIIIAIILQLSQQLSGINAVFYYSTSIFETAGVSQPIYATIGAGVVNTVFTVVSLFLVERAGRRTLHLIGLGGMAICALIMTISLALVEANPSLNYLAIIAVFGFVASFEMGPGPIPWFIVAELFSQGPRPAAMTISGFSNWAANFLVGQGFPKLQELCGAYVFLIFMVLLILFFIFTFLLVPETKGRTFDDIAQGFAATTEKPNPSSLPEAVVVNVPDTKEPPPMSPTEKVPMVELSPEKP; encoded by the exons ATGGAGCGGATGGAGAATGAAAAG CCAAAGAAGAAGGtgacacttcacctcctctatGCTGTTTCAACAGCGGTCATCGGCTCACTACAGTTTGGCTACAACACTGGGGTCATCAACGCACCGGAACAG AAACTGCGTACATTTTTCCATAATGTCTCACTGGAGCGGTACGGAGAGCCTTTCAGCTCAAGTACAAACACTGTGGTGTGGAGTTTTGCTGTGGCCATCTTCAGTGTCGGGGGCATGATCGGGTCCTTCTCTGTTGGAGCCATGGTCAACAAATTTGGCAG GCGCAAGTCCATGCTTCTGTCTAATGTCCTTGCTTTGCTCGGCGGTGGTCTGATGGGATTTTCGTCTCTGGCTCAATCTTTTGAGATGGTCATTGTCGGTCGGTTGGTCATTGGTGTGTTCTGCGGTTTGTGCACGGGACTGACACCCATGTACTTGGGCGAGATCTCTCCCACTGCTCTCCGAGGAGCCTTCGGCACACTGCACCAACTTGGTGTTGTTATTGGCATCCTTGTGGCACAG ATCTTCGGTCTGGAGGTTCTTCTGGGTTCAGATGCTTTGTGGCCGGTGCTACTGGCTCTGACCATCCTGCCTGCAGTGTTACAGAGCATCATGTTGCCCTTCTGCCCCGAAAGCCCCCGCTACCTGCTCATTGTCCTCaaccaggaggaggaggcacaAAAAG CACTGGTGCGTCTTCGTGGCTGTGAAGATGTGAGTGATGACATTCAAGAAATGAAGGAAGAAGCTATGAAGATGGCCATGGAAAAGAAAGTGACCATCCCTGAACTCTTCCGCTCTCGAGTATACCGTCAGCCGATCATTATCGCTATCATCCTCCAACTCTCCCAGCAGCTGTCTGGCATCAATGCT GTTTTTTACTACTCCACAAGCATATTCGAAACTGCTGGTGTATCTCAGCCCATCTATGCCACCATCGGAGCTGGAGTCGTTAACACCGTGTTTACTGTTGTCTCT CTCTTCCTGGTTGAACGGGCGGGGAGAAGGACATTGCATCTGATTGGACTGGGTGGAATGGCCATTTGTGCCCTTATCATGACTATCTCCCTTGCTTTAGTG GAGGCTAACCCATCCCTAAACTACCTGGCCATTATAGCTGTGTTCGGCTTTGTTGCCAGTTTTGAGATGGGCCCAGGTCCCATCCCCTGGTTCATTGTGGCCGAGCTCTTCTCCCAGGGGCCCAGACCTGCTGCCATGACCATTTCTGGTTTCTCCAACTGGGCTGCAAACTTCTTGGTTGGACAGGGTTTCCCTAAGCTGCAG GAACTATGTGGCGCTTACGTCTTCTTAATCTTCATGGTCCTCCTCATCCTGTTcttcatcttcaccttcctcCTTGTACCTGAGACCAAAGGAAGAACCTTTGATGACATTGCTCAGGGATTCGCTGCCACTACGGAAAAACCTAACCCCTCCTCTCTGCCTGAAGCAGTGGTTGTTAACGTGCCAGACACCAAAGAACCTCCACCAATGTCCCCCACAGAAAAGGTTCCTATGGTGGAGCTTTCTCCAGAGAAACCGTGA